One Drosophila teissieri strain GT53w chromosome X, Prin_Dtei_1.1, whole genome shotgun sequence genomic window, AAGGAACGTATGATTGTTTTCTTGGATCAACTGTCCTCGGTCAACGATCCCAACCAACCGCTTGGAATGTTTGTCGAACAAAGTACAAATCTGAATTCACAAGACACTGGTAATTATTTTGTAGTCTTATTGAACTGTGATGCTGTGAAATATACAATAATATGCTTTATAATTCTTCCAGGACGCGAGCTGGCTACCTTGCATCACATCTGTGTATCACATTCGCAAGAACTTCACGAGTTATCCAACATACTTTCAATTAAGAAGCTGGTCACAGTTACGGACATGCTGACCAAGCACAAACTGAAGTACCGCGAGATGATCAGCTAAAAAAAATTGCTAAGAGAGCGGATAATAAAAAAAGCGATGTCTTCTTATCTACAAGTCCCTTCATacctttttataaaaatatttatatgtgtatactaTTAGAATACATAAAATAAGAACTCATAATAACTGGTTGAATTGTATTGGAATAGTAAACAGAATatcatttataaaattatttatatgaaatgaaataatatttaacagACCggtatgcatttatttattatgattataatTAAAGTAACTTATAATACACTAGCTTACACGGATTACTCCGTATAGCCGCAAACTCAGATATTAGAAatggttttgcttttgatattgtttataatttagtGCATTATCGTCAAATGGCAGATGGCGTCCGCATGCACGACATTTATCCAAAACTCaactcatttttttttacataacgcataaaatcgaaataaaattaatgaattcaAAAAGAGTGCAAAAGACTTCCTCTGAAAACATATACTGTGTTTTTAAATGGCCCCATTTCGGTTTCTTGCTGCtgagaaatgttttttaaGTACCTGGAGGTGATGGCTGCTATTCTTTGTGTTCGAAGGCGTTGCAATGGGCGTGGAAAAGTCAAATTCAGAtgatgtaaatataaatacatatatttttgaaaggAAACAACAGTTTTCTGTTTACATTTGCAGTTTCGCTACTGATTTCTTATCTTAAATGtgcatattcatattaaaagaaaaaaaacaacctgATTTTTACACGTATATTTAGTatctataaaatatttattttttagatttaaatttatttacgcCCCTTCCCCTTGCGACCTTTTCCACCCTTTTCGCGCCTCTTCTTAGCATCCATCGACCGCTTGTCCTTCTTCTCGCGAGGATCCACGACCTTATAGCGACCCTTTACACCTGCAGGACGACGGGCGCGACGAGCTGCTGTCTGCTTCTTGGCCACCACATATGTgatctccttcttcttctcctgAGCCTTTTTGTACACCTTCTTAAGCTGCTTGGACTTCTCGTGATTGGTGGCATCGGTGTTCTCCATAATCTTTTCGGCCATCTTCTTAGCCTTGGCCAAGCGCTTGTTGGCACGACGGTGCTTGCGTGCCTTGGCCTCCATGACCTTCTTGATTGGGCGCACGTTCACCTCCTGCAACTTGCGCTGGTACTCGGCGGTTAGTTCCTTCGGAACTGGCGTTGGCTTGGTCATATGCTCGTCCTCATCCAGTTTAAACCAAACGGGAACGTTCTCATCGTTGAAAGCGTAGCGGTTCCAGGCTGCGTCGATCAGGTCACGGCGTGTTTTCTTGTTTCGTGTCAGCAGTGCGCCCAGAGCCATTTCGTTTTCGGATAGGCGAACCTTCTTTGCGTTTGCACCTGATAAAAGCAAATGAGAAGTTAAGTTTAGGAATGTTAAACGTTTTATTTAACTCACCAGCAGCTGACTGCTCGCCTTCACCTTCGCCATCCTCGTTAGCGTCATCTTCGGAATCGGATGACTCTGAGCTGCTGTCTTTGGCTGCGGCTTCATGGCGTGCACGACGTTTGGCCTTCTTTCCCTGGATGGCTTCATCATTTGCGTCCGGCTTGAGGGTGCTCTCACCCAGAACGGCGACACCCTTGGCCTTGTATTCCTTGGCCAGATTGTTCAGATCGTAGGTTTCTTCGTCGTCATCGGACTGTATATTTTGTAGTACATCTTTCTCGTACCAAAGCTGTACGCGTTGCTCTCGCTTAGTGTTTTTATCGCGGAAATCACTGGATTTAATCAGCGGATTCTCGGATCGCTTTTTCCTCTTGTTTTTACCCTTCGGATtgtcctcatcatcatcacttAGGCCAAGGCCCTGCTTATCATTGATTTGATCCTCGTCTTCGGATGCCTCGCTTTGTTCCTCTTCATTTTCGTCGTCATAGTTTAGATCATCATTGATGTTACCCTCATCCTTGTCGAAGTATTTGTATTTCGGCAGCTTTGCTTGCTCCGGCTGCGTTTCATCGACGGCAAAGTCAGGTTGAACATCTAGCAAATCGTCGAGCTCAGCAGAGGTGTTGATATTCTTGAGTTCGAAGATTTCATGCTCCATTTCCTCGACTGGACCATCGTCTCCCTTGATCACCATGTTAAGGTTCATCTTCTCGTGCAGTTTTGCCTTAGTCTTGAGCGTCTTCTTACGCTTGCGCTTTAAATCCTTCTTCTCCTCTTCGACAATTGTGTCAATTTGCGTTTGCAGCTCGGCATCTTCCATATCCTCGATTTCCGCTTGTGTCAATGGCTTCTTGGGCTTCTCCTCTTCGCCATCGCCAACCACCAGTGGGGTTTCCTTTGTAACGAACAGCTCCCTAACATCTTTCCACCATTGCACAAGTCCCTTGATATCCTTGCGTCCCAGTAACTTCAGATCCTTGCAGCACTCTAGGATCTCTGGCGTGGTCTTCTTATGCTTGGC contains:
- the LOC122623342 gene encoding pre-rRNA 2'-O-ribose RNA methyltransferase FTSJ3, which codes for MGKKTKVGKTRKDKFYQLAKETGLRSRAAFKLIQLNRKFGFLQQSQVCLDLCAAPGGWMQVAKQNMPVSSIVIGVDLFPIRPIAGCIGLVEDITTEKCRQSLTKELQSWKADVVLHDGAPNVGRNWLYDAYQQICLTLNALKLSTLFLRNGGWFVTKVFRSKDYNALLWVLKQLFKKVHATKPSASRKESAEIFVVCQGYLAPDHIDPRLLDSKYVFEELDLDAKKKSSLLHPEKQKRIKAEGYTAQDIALRNDLAATEFLKAENALAALQGIGSIRIDDERIAKHKKTTPEILECCKDLKLLGRKDIKGLVQWWKDVRELFVTKETPLVVGDGEEEKPKKPLTQAEIEDMEDAELQTQIDTIVEEEKKDLKRKRKKTLKTKAKLHEKMNLNMVIKGDDGPVEEMEHEIFELKNINTSAELDDLLDVQPDFAVDETQPEQAKLPKYKYFDKDEGNINDDLNYDDENEEEQSEASEDEDQINDKQGLGLSDDDEDNPKGKNKRKKRSENPLIKSSDFRDKNTKREQRVQLWYEKDVLQNIQSDDDEETYDLNNLAKEYKAKGVAVLGESTLKPDANDEAIQGKKAKRRARHEAAAKDSSSESSDSEDDANEDGEGEGEQSAAGANAKKVRLSENEMALGALLTRNKKTRRDLIDAAWNRYAFNDENVPVWFKLDEDEHMTKPTPVPKELTAEYQRKLQEVNVRPIKKVMEAKARKHRRANKRLAKAKKMAEKIMENTDATNHEKSKQLKKVYKKAQEKKKEITYVVAKKQTAARRARRPAGVKGRYKVVDPREKKDKRSMDAKKRREKGGKGRKGKGRK